A window of Loxodonta africana isolate mLoxAfr1 chromosome 3, mLoxAfr1.hap2, whole genome shotgun sequence genomic DNA:
cgagaccagaagaactggatgggccCCACCTGCTCCCATAACTACTGCCTCCATAGCCACGAGAACTGGAGAAGGAGCTGAACTGTAGGTCTACCTGCTCCCATAACTACTGCCACCATAGCCATGAGACCGGAAAAACTGGATGGCGCCCACCTGCTCCCATAACAACTGCCTCcattgccacgagaccagaagaaccaggtgGCGCCTGGCACGTTTCAATCAATCAATAgctgaatcctgatcaaaagggaaaaaaatgtggaaaagaatttcaaattcttacaaaATTCAGACTTAACTGAATCTATTGAGACTGGAGAGACTCCTAAATTTATCACCCTAAGAAAATCTTCGAACGATCAACCAAAATTGTTccctgaagtcttttttaaactaaacaacactTTAGCTAAATTAACAAAGAGtacgacagttttttttttttttttttttggtgggctcACCATGAGCATTGTGCTCTCTTAAAGGATTAGCTATATAAGTTCAAACTctcaacagtaactctaaagcacagatgagaagctTAGTGAGTCTACGTCAACGGTGGTGAAACAATTCGGGTAGAGAAAGCcagtgaagaatgtaaccaatgtcactgacaGGGTTTTGAAACCATGCTGAGagtgtgcatttctaacaagttcccaggtgacgctaatgctgctggttagggaccaattttaagaagaatttattatacataagaatcacctggtggtcttgttaaactatagattctgattcagtatatatggggtggaaaagcaaattctcagcacAGATTCAAACctgaatgaactggttcaaaggcCTGGTTATTGTACACACAGAAACTGATGAATGGGTTTGTATTCTGCTGTGTATTATTTtcacacacagaagaaaatcaggCTAAGGTCTTATTGCTCACAGCAGCCCATGCCAGGGCTCAGCCTCaaccttcctcatctgtaaaatggccacTCTCCATTCCGTCCAGGGCTGGAGGCAGAGGACAGGGTGCGCGATCAGCCTCCATGGATGCACAGGAGCCACAGCAACAGCACCAAGAGGCAATACCCACTTGCTGACCCCACTGACCAAGGCAGCAGAGGGGCGGCTCAGTGGCAACGGGGGTGAGAGGTGCCTGCAAAGCCCATCCCAGAATTCAGCTCCAAGGTGGAGCACTCCCGTCCCCTGCCCCCCAGCTCTTAAAGTGCCAAGAACCCTGTTTTGGGGAAACCACACCTCTACCACTGGGAGTCCCACGTATCACTCACCAACACCCATTGGACCCAGCAATTTCACGTGGTGGAGGTAACTTACCAAAGGAAACTGCGGAGGGAGGGCGGCTTCATCAATCCTTCTTAAATTTGCCATTGATGTAGGGCACCCAGTCCAGGATCAGCCGCCAGTCAGTGGCCCACACCAGACCCACGGAACCCACAGCACTCCACATGCCCACCGTGGGTAGCCTGCAAGAGAAGAGCTGGCATCAGACCCTATTTGGGATGAGTCCTCCAAGAAGCCTTTCCAGGCCCCCACATCTGGGTGCCTGCCCCGCCCAGTTCTCCAACCCTGCAGGCTGGGTGCGAGGCAGACAACACTGGAATTCAAAACTGGTACGTGTCCCACTCACACCATCAGCCTGCTGGCATCTGCTCCACACCACCTCACCAGCAACATCCTGAGTCCACAGGCTCCCCACCCAGCCAGTCACAGGTTACCCTTGACAGCTCTGGGGGTTATTAGGTCAGCAGGGGACCCTTCCCTCTCAGGTAAATGTGCTTGGTGACCAGCCTCTGCTTCACCCACCATCCTGGTCACCCTGCTTTGGGACCCTGGGGGCTTATGATGGCATGGACAGTTCCCGAGTGTGTCGTATCGTGCACATTTTCAAACCACTCTGATGACAATCTCTTcttccatttctcaagagaagatACCAGGCCTGGGGAGGGGGATGGCCTGCAGGGTCCCCGGCTGTGAGCAGGGACAGAGGTGTGTGGGCCCTCCCCCCTCCCAACTACCTCCTGTCTGTCTGATACATAGATCTCACTGCTGGCTTGTGGGTTGCCCTCCTCCGCTAGGATGTGAGGCGGCGGCCAGGGTCTTGTGTCTTGTTCATTACTGTGTCCCCAGCATGCAACACAGGGCctggcacccaatgcttgtaggGGCAATAAAAGCACGCGTGAAGGGCTGGCACACAGGAATGGTCCGATGGCGCCTGGGAGGCCCACCTCACAGGTGAGAGGCTGCTTCACCTGCCCCGGGATGGCGTCAGCTGCAAAATGCTACCATCGGGGTCCGTATCTCAAAGGGCGTGACAGGTCTGCTGTCCAGAGACAACCCCAGCCCTAACTTCTCTGTCTCTATCTGGGGCCAGGAAATGTGTCCTGGCTTAggcaccccccgcccccgccccgatGGACATCAGCCAAACCCCTGCTAAGGGCGCCCCAATCCCGGCTGCCACGCGGGGTCACCCTAGTCCTGGCTCTCATGTGGAGTCATGGGGGGAGGTCACCCCAATCCCACCCCGCCTACCACGTGGGATCACCAGGGACACGCTCCTTGTTAGAAATCATCAAAACCAATAAAAAGGCCAGAAACGTCCAGGTTTGGTTTGGAGGCCGAAACGTCTGGGCTGAGGGTGTCGGAACATGGAGTGGCCCAGGGACTCGGTGGGCGCCCACGGCGACCCCCAGgtagagatggggaaactgaggccccgaGGGGCTGCTCCGCACCTGGTCGCGGCGGGCGGGAGGGCGGAGGTTCGATGGTTGGCCTCGGACCCGCCACACAGCagttctgggcctcagttttcccatcgcAGGGGAACGCGGGTCCCGGGGGCGGGAGTGAGGGGTGGGACTCGCGGGGCTGCCCCTCACCAGTTCCTCGCCAGCTGCCAGTAGCGCGGCCCCAGGAACCTGCTCAGCATCGCGACGCACTCGTCGCCACTCAGGGTCACCCTGGTCCGGACGGCCTGGACGCAGTGCGCAGGCGCGCGGGAAGGCTCCGCCCCGCCCGGGGTCCGCTGCGCGCGCAGACCCGGAAGACATTGGCGGCCACTTCCGGGTGGGATCAGCTGTAGTGGACGTGGGCGGGACCTCCCAGTCACGTGACCTGCCTCCCCGCTCGGGCGGTCAGAGCGGACCCCGGGTTGCGCCCTGGTCGGTACCACTTAGACCGTTTGACCGGTGACTTTGTGGAACCACTATTCGTCAGGACGTTATTACGCTTACTTTACGATTGCGGCAACGGAGGCCAGAAGGGGGCGGGACTTACCCCAAGCCACAGCGGGgaagggctgggatttgaacccctTTTGAAaagtcgctgagtcggaatcgactcgacggcaatggctttttttttctctttccgaAGAGTCAGGAGTTGCCAGCGATTCGCTGTGCGGCCTTGGGCAGGTTGCACCACTGCTCACTAGGTTGTTGTGAAAATTGACTGTGATGGACGGGGACGAGCTCAGTGAAGGGGACACTGAGCGCAGGGCTGGTGCTCGGCAGGGCTGTACCACCGCCCTAAATCACTCCAGGACTTGGGCAGCAAGGGGCCTGCTTGATTCCTGTCACACTGATCAACGCAGTAATCGCGTCCATGCTCCTTATACCATATGTGAAATTACGTTAATGCCAACAAAAACCTCGAGGATATTTGGGGCTGGGGAGATTTCAAAAATCTGGAAGAAAAATAGGCAGGAGTTGCCAATACAGCTCTAGAGAAATCACGTGAGAAGTGCGTCTGACCACATCGTGGAAGTTTTCTGTTGTCCGTGGGTGCCACAGAATCGGAATCGTAGCAACTCCATGacaagagtagagctgccccatagaatttccagggagtggttggtggatttgaactgctgaccttttggtcagcagccaagctcttaaccactgcaccaccagggctccgagggTGGCCCAGGCCCTTGGTTTTCCAGGTGGGTGTTAACAGGGCCAGGGTTCCTGGGTAGCAGAAACGGTGTGCAATCAGCTACTAACCTCAAGGTTTATGGTTTAAatctacccagcagtgccacagtaagaaaggcctggcactcacCTGCCATGGCcattgttggtagttgccattgagtcaattccaacccaagGCGATgtgtatgtcacagtagaactgccctgcagggtcttcaaggctgtgacctttcggaagcagagtgcctggcctttcttccgagggacctctgggagTGTTTGGACAAGACAGCTTCAACAGTTTGTGCCCCACAAGGACTCCTCCATAAATGttatatccaagaaaaccctacggagctcagttctgctatgtaacacatggggtccccatgcgtcagaactgacttgatgggcaagggttttagttttggttaatgGGGTCAGGCAGGCTAGTAGGCGCCGCCGAGAGGCTCAGGTCTCACATCCCCACCTCTGGCTGCACCTGGACCAGGTGATGGGGGCAGCGTGGAGCCCTGGGCCTATGGCTACCCCCCTCAGGGTGGGGAAGGCAGTGCCCATCTGCCCAGCATGGACATGAGCCCTACAGGGACACACAGAGGGGGCAACATCTGGGGTCAAAGGGACAAAGGATGGGTGTCTGGGGACATGCCCGGACCCCGTGCCAGGAAGCGTCAGTACGCACAAGATCTCAAGTTCTAGAAAGTTCTGTGAGCTCCAAGGGGGGGCACTGATGGGGTTCTAGGCTGgactgggggcgggggagggggtctGTGGATGGAGAGACATCACGGTGAGCAGGCCGGCTAGAGGGGAGCAAGTGAGTCTCTGAAGCCTAAGCAAAGCAGCTTCCAAGGCCATCTCTGGAGGCTTCTTCCGAGGATGGTGGCCGCCCACACCCACGGGAAGCGCCCTGTCCGCCCCTTGACACCCAAGCACACCAAGCAAGCCCCCGACGCCTCCGAAACAAAGCAGGAGCCCAAACGGCCGCCCAGCCCTGTTCCGCGTCCAGCGTCTCCCCGCGTGGAGGCAGGGCGGGGAGGGGGCTCAGGTTTATGGCGGGGCATTTGTATTGAACGTTTAATCATCTGGCTCTAGAAACAGCAGCAGAAATAGCAAGAGACACGAGACTTTTATACAAAAACATTTGTTGCTTACAaaacatatgcaaaaaaaaaaattttttaaaagagaccAAAGGCAACATCCTCGCTACTTTTCTtctacgtttaaaaaaaaaaaaaatctcataactaacattctttttttattttccttaaaaaaaatattaggcTTAGGCACAATTTGCTGGTGGCTCTTGGAGAACAAGCCAGGTTCGCACCGCGTCTCCCCTCCAGGACGTGATATGTTTCAACTCTCCGTGTGGGATACTTaaggcatttttttcttcttcttctcagaGTGTGTATTTTCTAGCGCACTTTTCCATTTCATTCCcctccaccccccaaaaaatgcTCCTTTTCGGCCCCGGGTGAGGGGCTGGGGGATGAGATGTGTGTTCAGGGTCATCGGGCCTCGCGGAGCATCGTGGCCTggacctgggggtgggggaggctggTGAAGGTCGTGGACCAGGGGTCACCGTGCAGACCCATCACTCCGGACCTGGTAAGCCGGTGCCAAGGACAGGTGTGCGTGCGGGAGGGACCACACAGCCCATTCCGTGGACAGCGACCCAGGCGTACCTCACATGTGCCCAGTGGGGTTGTGGGCTTCACCCAGGCCCGGGTGGGCAGCCGACAGCACCATCTGGGGGTCCCCAACCACGCCGGACACCTTCTCTTCCTCTCGGCGTTTCAAGCAGGCTGCTTTGGGGTTCAGGTTACGTTCTGGGGAGGAGAAGGAAAGCATGGTGGGAGAGAGTCCCCATGAGGGGGAGTCCAGGGTGGCACTGGGAGGGGGTGTCGGGGAGGGTGGGGGCTCCCATACAGCTCGCCGCCACCATGTCGCCTCCTTGAGAAGGTTGGGGGTTAGCAGGGTGTAAGGGGCTGGGGgggatgaagaaaaacagggagcATCCGGGGCCTGCACGAGCGAGAGAAGACAGAGCAGCGCTGAGCGTCCGTCCGAGCGCATGCCTGGGGGGTGCCCCGCGGTGGCAGACACGGCGGGCGGGGCCGGAAGCGTACCTCGCACCTGCTGCTCCAGGCCCAGGATGACCTGCACGGCCTGCTGCAGGATCAGCAGCTTGGTCTGCGCCTTGTCCGACTTGAGGTGCAGCTGGCACATGCGGCCCAGCTCCCGGAAGGCCTCGTTAATGTCCCGCACGCGCACCCGCTCCCGCGCGTTATTGGCCATGCGCCTCTCCCGGTCCCTCAGGTCTTTCTCCTCCAGGGACAGCACCTCCTCCACACTGCTGGGTGCACAGCACCGGCTGTTAGTCGGGGCGCGTGCAGGGTGGGGACACGGAGTGTCGGCGCGGGTGCCAGTGTGGGGACATAGCGCTGGTGTGTGCCAGCACGGGGACACGGTGCCGGTGTGTGTAGCAGTGTGTGGACACTGTTGGTGCTGATGCACATACCAGTGTGGGTACACTGTTGGTGCTGGCGTGTGTGCCAGTGTGGGTACACTGTGGCTGCTGGTGTGCATACCAGTGCAGGGCACACTGTTGGTGTACATGCCAATGTGGGTATACTGCTAGTACTGGTGTGCGTACCAGTGTGGGCGCACTGTTGGTGCTGGTGTGTGCCGGTGTATGTACACTGTTGATGTTGCTGTGTGTGCACTGTTGGTGCTAATGGCATACAGTGTGGACACATGGTGACGGGACACGTGTGAATGTGTGTGCTCACACCATGAGCACTTGTCTTTGTGTTTGCTCATCGCCATGTACCCAGGAGCACACACTCCCAGGAATGTGGTGCAGCCCCCGCCTATGCGGCCACGCCAAGGAGGGCCAAGGATGGGTTGTTCCCAAAGGATCTGATGGGGAGGGAGGTGGGCCTCAATTCCACACTGGGGAGCCTAAGGAGGAGTTAGCCCTCCCTTGCGCCTGGCTCATGCCACGTGCTCCAGGATGGGGCCAGGCAGGCCAGGGTTTCCAGTGCCCCTCtctccaccccttcccccccagcCAAGGACGACCTTTCCCAGTAGAGCAGCCCCTTGCTGAGTGAGGGGAGCTGAGCCTAGCTTCTGACCTGCCTGGGGAGACTCCTGGGGTGGGAGGCCCAGGGCTCTCAAAATCAGACAATAAGGAGCAAACCAGCTAGCCCTGAGACCCCAGTATCCCCAGAAATGTGTCTGCCCCAGCCCGGGTAGGACCTGGGGGGCCACCTGCCCTCCAAGCGGGTGGCAGGATGAGGCAATGCCTACCCTTCCCCAGGCCTAAGACTCCTACAGGGTTTTGGCTCTCTCACTGAAGTCCCAGCAGCAGCTCTGAGCCCAGAGCACCCAGCCCACGGCGGGTGCAGAGCTGAGACCACCCCTCAGGCTGTGGACAGCACAGCCAGCGTAGGTGTCTGAGCCCCAAGCTCGGTCTTGCCCTACCAGCTGTGTggctctgtgcctcggtttcccccTTGGCCGGAAGGAAGCTGACTGCAAGCTCAGCACCCTTTGAACTAGGTTGATTTAAACCCACATGGGTGAAGCTCGCCTGAGCTGGGCGTGGAGAAGGGTCAGCTATGCTGGACCCAACCCCCTGTGCGCTGCCCGCCCCCTGCCCTCAGGCTAGAGCGGGTCCCTCAGGCGGCTGCGGCAGCCCCGGAGCCGCTGGACAAGCGCGCAGACCAAACTGCCGGTGCAGACCAAGACGGTCACATCCCCCACTCCTTCCATCCCCCAAGTCCCAGTGGGGGactttgggggaggggaggcccAAGGCCACAGCCTCGTGGAGGTGATCCTCACAGCCTCGTGGGGGCAGCAAGTGCGAGGTAGGGAGGGGCTGGGGTGAGGGGAGCGCGAGAgagagcagagaggcagggggagggggatacACAGCATGACCCCCCACCGTGGAGACACGAAACCTCAGAGCAGAGGAGGGGGCAGTGGGGGGCCAAGGCCCCAGCTCCGGTCCAAGCACAGCGCTGCAGGAGAGAAAGGGTTAACGGGCCACGCAAGAGTGAAGGCATTAAGGAAGCAGCTGCCAACGGGGGCTGGGGGGAGGCCAAGCAGGGCGAGGGGAGGAGCCAAGTCACGTTTGGTGGTGGGCGGTTAGTTTGGTGGCGGGCGGGTTATTTCTATATCCGTCAAATCCCGTGCTGTGCGTCAAATCCCGTGCGTAGGGAGATGACTGTTTTAACCCTCCATGCAGGGGGGGAAACTAAGTCAGAGGGAGGGGACCGCCCGCGTGTCGTCTGTTTGACTGCAAGGCGAGCGTGGAGTATACACTGGCGCCTCCAGGCCCCTGTGAATGAGCCAGGCTCTGGGCTTCCTGAGAAGGAAGGACTGGCAAGCGGAGGTCCACCAGGGTCTAGGGGAAGCATTCTGGGTCAAGGGCCCAGGCACCGGGAGAGAGCAGCCTCCCATGTGCAGAGGGGAAGCAGGGCGAGCGGTGGGGGCGGCGGGCAGttggggtggtgggggtggggaggcgcGGAGCTGCAGGCAGTGGGGAGGTGGGGTGTGGGGGGCAGTGAGGGGTGAGAAAGGGTGGGGGGGCAGTGGAGGTGGTGGGGAGGCGGTGGCAGTGGGGGCAGAGGGGAGGTGGGGTCAGCAGGTGGTGAGGTGCTGGGCAGGCGGgggtggcggggggtggggtgctggggAGGCAGGGGGCAGCGGGGTGCTGGGGAggcggggggcggcgggcggCCCCCCACTGACCTCGCACTTGCTGCTCCAGGTTGAGGATGACCGACACCGCCTGGTGCAGGATGAGCAGTTTGGTCTGGGGCTTCTCACTGTTGAGGTGCAGCTGGCACATGCGCCCCAGCTCCTTAAAGGCCTCATTGATGTCGCGCACCCGCAGCCGCTCTCGCGCGTTATTGGCCACGCGACGCTCCTTCTCCCGCTCGGCCTTCTGCTCGGGGGGGAGAAGGTCGTCCTCGTCCTCCTCTGGGCTACGGGGGAGGGGGCCGGGGGGGCCAGAGGACAGCGTGAGGTGGAGGGGCGTGGCGAGGGGCCCCTGGCCACCTCCCAGTCTCggtggtgtgtgtttgtgtgtgtgtgtgtgtgtatgtgcgcccGCACGCGTCCGTGTGCGCGTGTGCTGGGGCGCGGGGCCGCGTGCGCGGGGGCCTGGCACCTGGTCCGGGTCCGGGGGGGCTTCAgctccttcttctcctcctcggAATTGTCGGCCACCGATGCGTTCTCCTCGTCCTCCTTCTCTTCCCGCTTGATCTCACCGGCACCTGAGGCCACACCTGTCCGCCCGAGTCCTACAACAGACCGGGGGTCAGGGCAGCAATCCACTCCATACGGGCCCTTGCGGAGCCCTCTGTCCATCTCGCCAGGGGCATAAACTCTCCTGGGACAACCGGCTTTTCGTTTGTTAAAAAAccaattcaggagccctggtcatgcagtggttaagaacttagttgctaaccaaaacctcagcagttcaaatccaccagccactccttggaaaccctactgtcttatagagtcagaattgacggtaacagttttggtttctttttttggtttaatgcttaAGGAAGGACCCGAGGTGGcgcaacaattaagcactcagctgccaacccaaaggttggcagtctgaacccaccaagTGGTTTCGCGGGataaaagacctggctatctgctcctgtaaagattacagcctaggagacccaaCAGGGCAGTTtaactttgtcacatggggttgctatgagtcggaagcaagctgacacccaacaacaactgctCACAGGGTGCTGAGTTTCcatcttgtttgttgttagctgccgttgagttggccctcaactcatggtgactctgtgaaCAATGAGCTAGAGCCAGtatgacccacagggttttcactggttcatTTTCAGaaactgattgccaggcctttcttcctagtcttagtctagaagctctgctgaagcccgttcagcatcacagccaaTACACAAGACTCCACCAACAGACGGGCGGTGGCTACGCGTAAGGTGTTTTGGACAGGAATcaagcccaggtctcctgcacgggAGAGGAGAGTTCTATCACAGAACTACCGCTGACCCCTCAGTTTGTGTTTAGGGTGATGAACAAAATTTGGACACGGACAGTGGTGATGGTAGTACGACATGGAGGACATAATTGACGTCACTGAGTTGTATACACAAAATtagctgaaatggcaaatgttttgttatatattttttacaataaaattaataataccACTGCCATCCCTGGAATTggatccatacctcacgccaCACAGACATCAGTTCCGGAACGGAAAAGGCAAGACTTTACAAGCCTTAGAAGAAGCTGTAGGAAAGTGTCTCTGTGacttacaaagaaaataaaaagataagccACAGAGTAGGAGAAGGTACGTGCAATGCATATAACCAACGAAGGGATGGTATCCAAAGAGCACCAACAAATCAGTAAGAAATGGGAGAACAGCACAGTGTAGAAATGAGCAAAAAATCTGAATGGGCATTTCACAGACAAAGGGCTGTGGCCAGAAACATATGGGAATCACTTTATCACATCCAGAAATCGAGAAACACCACTGAGGACCACAATGTGCTACCATTTCATACCTCTAGGTAGGCAGATTTGAGAGGCCTGGCACTTCCAAACACTGTACCAGGGTcaactggtacaaccactttggaaaacaactgGGCATTAATCTTCAAAAGGCAGACACGGGCATGCTCAGAAATTCCACAACCTAATATCACACCAGGAGCCCTGGTCAGGCAATGGCTAAAAACTCAGgttgtaactgaaaggttggtggtataaacccacccagcagctccacgggagaaagacctggcaatctgctcctggaaagattacCGCCTAATAacacgttctacattctactttggtgagtagcgtctggggtcttaaaagcctgtgagcggccatctaagatactccactggttttaccctgtctggagcaagggagaatgaagaacaccaaagacacaagggaaagtttagtccaaaggactaatggaccacaactaccacggcctctaccagactgagtccagcacaactaaatggtacccggctaccatcactgactgctctgacagggaccacaatagaggatcctggacagagcaggagaaaaatacagaacaaaattctaactcacaaaaaaagaccatacttactggtctcacagagactacggcccctggacacccttttaactcggtactgaagtcattcccaaggttcacccttcagccaaagattagacgttACGAGTAAGGGTGGTGGGTTTTAGAGGCCAGGAAGTTGGGAGGTGAGGAGGTGGGGGCTGTGACTGGGATGTGGGCACCAGGTCCCAGACCGGGCTCCCAGGGCAGCTGGCATGGCTTGACTTGGGCAGATGTTATGAAGGTACTGGACTTAGAAATAATTCATTGAGGTGTATGTTTGGTTtatgtgtctttttgtgtctgtattTTTCACTATAATAAAAAATGAGAGAGGGGTCAAGGGATTCAGGCAAGTGAGCTAGATACAGAAATCCCAGGGCAGTAGTCACTGTGTTGGGTGGGATGGATGGGGGCCCAGGCAGGCTTGAAGGCCCTGGCCCTGATTTGGAGTCATGGCGGGTCCCCAGGAAGCTCCATCCACCACCCAGTATCGTCGCACACATGACATTACTCTTCTGCGTGTAACAGTCTCTTCACAAAGTTGGAATGGGGGGAAGTGAGGGGAAGAGGCCCCTCAGGCCTTGGTCTCCCCATCTGGCACAGGGCTGGTGTTGACCACTCCTGGGACCAGCCTACCCTGAGCCAGAATCCAGACCCTGGTAGGTACCTATCCCTGTGCCCAGTCTTCGCAGACCTTCTTGGCCAAGTGGACAGCCCATCCCTGCCACCACGCCCCTTGCCCTGCAACTGTAATGGCTTCAAAAGAGACTTCCCGGCCTCTTACCACCAGCAAGAGCTATCTGCCAAGTCTCTATGGCACTCTTACCCTAAACTagatctaaccctatccctaacctaaccCCATCAATGAGCTAACATCattaacctaactctaaccccagCCCAAACCCTATCAgtatccttaaccctaaccccgtGACTGACACTAAGCCTAACTACATCCTGAATCCCCCCAAAAATCAACAAGTCTCACTCGAGGACCTATGGCAACCTTATGCCAACACTAACCAAGCCCTTATCCCatccctagacctaaccctaacccctccCTAACAGTATCACTAGCCCTAacaatagccctaaacctaaacctaactgcaACCCTATCAAtcgccctaatcctaaccccatccctaaccctatcactcgcTATACCccaactctatccctaaccctacgtttagtcctaacactaaccctgttgttgttaggtgccttcgagttggttctgactcacagtgaccctgggtacaacagaatgaaacactgcccagtcctgtcccatcctcacaatcgtcgtgatgtttgagcccactgttgcagccaccttgtcaatccatctcattgagggtcttcctcttttttgctggccctgtactttaccaagcatgatgtccttctgtagagactgatcactcctgacgtGTCCgaagtaagatgcagtctcgccatccttgctgttaaggagcattctggttgtacttcttccaagacagacttgttcattcttttgacaggccatggtatactcaatgtcattgttgttaggtgccatcgagtcatttctgactcttagcgaccccatgcacaacagaacgaaacactgcctggtcccgagccatccttacaatcgtttttatgcttgagctcattgttgcagccactgtgtcaacccacctcgttgagagtcttcctcttttccgctgaccctgtactctgccaagcatgatgtccttcttcagggactgatccctcctgacaacatgtccaaagcatgtaagatgcagtctcaccatccttgcttctaaggagcattctggttgttcttcttctaag
This region includes:
- the LOC100666038 gene encoding cytochrome b-c1 complex subunit 10; this encodes MLSRFLGPRYWQLARNWLPTVGMWSAVGSVGLVWATDWRLILDWVPYINGKFKKD